One window of the Gopherus evgoodei ecotype Sinaloan lineage unplaced genomic scaffold, rGopEvg1_v1.p scaffold_36_arrow_ctg1, whole genome shotgun sequence genome contains the following:
- the LOC115641850 gene encoding olfactory receptor 52D1-like, which translates to MVALNLTPSDPSTFIFMGIPGLEAAHSWISIPFAMFYIIGLLGNFTVLFLVGKEQTLHKPMYLLLCMLALTDIAIPTSVVPKALCIFWFNLKGITMGGCLTQMFFLHTVAVMHSTILVTMAFDRYIAICNPLRYATILSNARIAKLGFLGLIKAVLFILPIPLLLNTLPFCSKRVILHTHCEPIAVAKISCGDITVNRMYGLVIAFVIVGLDMMFIALSYGLIIRALLRISSKKAHQKALNTCTAHICVMITYYTSGFFSTLIHRFDQGIAPHVHILLADLNFLIPPMLNPIIYGVKTKELRDKVGKYICRM; encoded by the coding sequence ATGGTAGCTTTAAACCTCACCCCCTCTGACCCTTCAACATTCATCTTTATGGGCATCCCTGGCCTGGAAGCTGCCCACAgctggatttccatccctttcgCTATGTTCTACATTATCGgcctgttgggaaatttcacaGTTCTGTTTCTTGTAGGCAAAGAGCAGACCCTGCACAAGCCAatgtacctgctgctctgcatgctggcacTCACAGATATCGCCATACCTACTTCTGTCGTGCCAAaggcactgtgtatattttggttcaatttgaaaGGCATTACTATGGGGGGCTGCCTTacccagatgttcttccttcACACAGTTGCTGTTATGCACTCAACCATCCTCGTGACAATGGCCTTTGATCGCTACATTGCCATATGTAACCCTCTGAGATATGCCACCATCCTCAGCAATGCACGAATAGCTAAGCTAGGGTTTCTAGGTTTGATCAAagctgttctcttcattctgccTATACCCCTTCTCCTGAACACATTGCCATTCTGTTCCAAACGCGTTATCCTCCACACGCACTGTGAACCTATAGCTGTGGCGAAGATATCGTGTGGAGATATTACAGTCAACAGGATGTATGGCTTAGTGATAGCATTTGTAATTGTTGGGTTAGACATGATGTTCATTGCCCTGTCCTACGGTCTAATCATCAGGGCCCTCCTCAGAATATCCTCCAAGAAAGCCCACCAGAAAGCCCTCAATACCTGCACAGCCCACATCTGTGTGATGATTACGTATTATACTTCTGGCTTCTTCTCCACTCTCATACATCGGTTCGATCAGGGCATTGCTCCTCATGTTCACATCCTCTTGGCTGACCTCAATTTCCTCATCCCCCCCATGCTCAACCCTATTATTTATGGGGTCAAAACCAAAGAGCTTCGTGACAAAGTGGGAAAATATATCTGCAGAATGTGA